Part of the Fusarium verticillioides 7600 chromosome 10, whole genome shotgun sequence genome is shown below.
CTCGGAAGAGGACCGACGCACATTGAACTGGGGCGACATGACTTTGTACGCCgacttcttcaccaccgccatccccatcaacatccatcacaacGCCCACATTaacaacctcaagacccGAAGAGTCTTGTGGTGGGACCGCATGTGGTTCTTCCCCTACCTCCGCCAGCTTGTCAACGCGCAGCTCACTCAGCGCCGACAGCAGCCTCTGGGCAGGGTCGAGATCCCCGAAGGTCGGGCTATCTACTGGGGTCTTGAGGCATACCGAACTATCAGGCGGTTCATGCCTGCCCAGCGTGGTATGGTCAACACCGACTTTGACACCGTTTGCACGTCAAGTtgggccaagaaggagaagcagaatTGGTGGGATGTCGTATTCCAAGATGAACAGGGACCATTGGTACTCAAAGCGTGATTTTAGGTCTTTACATGGGTCATTTGGTGTATATTAAATGTTTAGAAAGGGTTAATCATGGCAATTCTTGGGTTTGAGCGATACTTAAGTGTCTTATTTACCATGCAGTGATGAATAGGTCATCATGCTTCATTAACAACTTCACCGTGCCATCGAATTATTACTTTGTATAAACCTCCATGATACCGCCCTTGATGTAGATGACAAGTGGCAGATTGCTGCTCAAAACACAAACCCAAGCCACCACTTTTGCTCAAACATACTGATGTTCTGTCGTCGCCTCCTAGACGTCGACTGGACTGTCCTGCCCTGGGTTTGCCTCCTCGTAgtgcatcatcttgacaagcCTGAAGTagccagcagcaagagcacCACCAAGGAGAGGTCCAACCCAGTAGAGCCAGTGATAACCGGGGAAGTCTCTGCCACCGACAGCGCAGCCAAATGATCGTACAGGGTTTAATGATCCGCCTGTCACAAAGACGCCTGGAATTTTACCGTCAACAACGTGCCAAGTAGTAATAACAAGGGAGGCTTCCTACCTGGAATGAGGGCCACGAAAACAGAAAGACCAATGCCAATTGGCGCGAGGAATGTATCGCGGGACTTCTCCGCCGCAAGCAtcaagacgacgaagaccaACTGGGCTGTAAAGAACATCTCAAGAAAGACGCCTTGTGCTATCGAAGTATTGGGACCGAGCGTTGTGTTTGCCTGCGAGGCACTTCCGGGGAACATGGCTTCGACGAGACCACCCGCGCACATCGAGGCGATGAGCTGGGCTGGGAATAGGTACAGCGCTCGCATCCATGGCAATTGGCCAGCAAGACAGAGACCGAAGGTGACCTAGGGACAGAGCCGTCAGCACATCGAGCTTGTCAACGAGTTAAATAGCTTACCGCAGGGTTGAACAA
Proteins encoded:
- a CDS encoding aquaporin rerated protein, other eukaryote; protein product: MANAAEVQAANGFNGHHHHHKQQKTHLSEFGTHMVAASGEFVGTFFFLYFGYAGNIIAVLQEPATGPNGTLANNTIIWIAMAYGFSLLVNVWAFYRISGGLFNPAVTFGLCLAGQLPWMRALYLFPAQLIASMCAGGLVEAMFPGSASQANTTLGPNTSIAQGVFLEMFFTAQLVFVVLMLAAEKSRDTFLAPIGIGLSVFVALIPGVFVTGGSLNPVRSFGCAVGGRDFPGYHWLYWVGPLLGGALAAGYFRLVKMMHYEEANPGQDSPVDV